The Candidatus Dependentiae bacterium sequence CCAACACAAAGCTGTCCTTCCATTTTTATCCTGAGCATTAATAGCAATTTTAGTACTATTCTTAAGCAATAAATCAACTATCTGGCCATGTCCCTTAAAAGCAGCCCAAGACAAAGCTGCCATCCCATCTTTATCCTGAGTATTAACATCAGCACCTTCTTTGAGTGCGTCTTTGACACCTTCACTGTCATTAATAATGACCGATATACTCAAGTTATTGTTTGCCTTATCAATTTTATTTTTTTTCACCGATGTCTGGCTGGATGCTTTAAATTTTTCAAGCAAAGCTTGTCGTTTAGATGCTTCTAATTTTTCAAGCAAAGTTTGCCGTTTAGCAGCCTGGTGCTCGTTAAGTATTCTGGCAAAGATTCATATTCACCAATAAGGCCCCCAAGACCTGCTCGATGCCCACCTTCACTTGGCAATATACTCCCAATATTCTCTTTTTCATTGCCTGCCCTATCATCAAAGAGCGCTTTTTCAATCTCTTTACGTCTTTTCTCAAGTAATTCTTTTTTGAGACACTTTTTAAGGTGATCAGATTGTTTTTTTAGATGCTTTTTAATGGCATCAGATAAATAAATTCTCGAATTAATGGCACCAGAAAAATAAGATCTCCAAGTCTGTTCTTCAATATGAGCACCATGCTCTAACAACTGAATAACTACCTTGTCATGACTCCAATAAAAAGCTAGCGTCAAAGCGGTTGATCCCTTATCAGTCTCAATATCAACCTCAGCGCCTTTATTGAGCAACAACGCGACTATATTGTCATGCCCGTTACGAGCAGCCAAATGCAAAGCTGTCATTCCATTTTGATCGCAAACGTTAACATCAGCGCTTGCTTTAAGTGCTTTTTCGACACTATCTTTGTCACCAGCTTCAGCTGACTTAAGCAATGCCTTCTCTACCTCATTATTAAGCATTGTAGAAGTTATGACTTCTACCTTCTTAGGCGCTATAGGATTCATCGCCCTCAGAGAGCCTACGGGACCTACCATTGTCATAAACATTGCTGTCATTATTACATTAATCTTCATACTTTTTCCTTAATCACTTATAAAACCAATAATTGCTTGATATTTTTTCATATTAGTATTAATTATGACACAGCGATCAAACTTGTCAAGTAGAAATTATTATAAAAAAGACTGGCATGAGAGAGCCAACCTATAAATTGAAACATAAATAGGACCAATTACAACTCAAAATAGGGTAAAATGGGCCTCCATGGTAAAAAAACCTGAAGCAATGCGTATTGGCACCTTATTTGGTCGTAATTAGCGGGTTTTTTAGAAATGATGGCACTATTATGCTCTAAGATTGGTATAAAGCTCAATGATGAATGACACTGAACTTATTAGCCTAAAATACACAAAAACCCAACAACTTTCCTAAAATTGTTGGGTTTTTACTTATCATCATAAATTTACGTATACACTATTTAACTTTATTATCTTGTATAAATTTTTGCGCTTCTGCAATCAACTTCAAAGCATGTTCCGCTTCAGCCAACGCATATTTACATTGAGCAAGTTGAGTCTCTATGTCAAGATCATTAACTTCTTTTCCAAAAGAATAAAGTTCCTTTATTATCTCTTGTATTGCATTATATTTTCTCATGAAAGATTGAACATATTTAGTAAACCGTACTATCAATGCAGGATTCAGCTCTTGTTTTTTAATAGCTCTGGCCAAGTCATTCATACCTTTAGACTCTTTAATCAAATCAGAAGCAGCTCTCTCTATGCTTTTTATTTTTGCTTCTGGAAGAACCACAGTCCTTATCGTTTTTTGCGGTAAAACGTTTTCTTTTGAACCTGCCGCCGCTGCACCACCACCTGCTTGAGCATACCTAGCACCGTCCACACTAGAACCTGCAGCTGCTGCGCCACCAGAACCCTCCGCACCAGAACCAGCACTTGACGATGATACTGCTATCTTGTTAGCCTTTCCTATTCTTTCAAGAAAGGCTTGTCGTTTAGCAGCTTGAACCTCATTAATCATTGCTAATAACTCATCTTGATTTTCTGGTAAAGCTTCATATTCACCAACTAAGCCACCAAGACCTTGGTGATGACCACCCGAACTTGGCAAAATGCTGCCAATATTCTCTTCCTCCTGCTTATTTTCCTCAGCCTTTCCTTCTTTCTTGCCAAGTCGATCAGCAAAGAGCACTCTCTTTATCTCTTCACGTCTTTTTTCAAGGAGCTCTGCTTTTAGAAAATTTTTAACGTCGACAGGAAACTCTCTCCAATCACTACGGCCAACAGCAGCACCTGCATTAAGCAATAAACTGACTTTTCTGTTATAATCGTTAAAATAGTTTTCATCTTCATAATACGCATCAAATTCCTCTCCAAAAGCTAGACTTAAAGCCGTGTCTCCAAAATTATTTTTAGCATTAATATCTGCCCCTGCATTGAGCAATAAGGCAATTATGCTTTCGTATCCTTCTAAAAAAGCAACAGTATGCAAAGCTGTTTCTCCAGAATTATCTTTAGCATTAATATCTGCTCCTGCTTTGAGCAATAGCTTTACTATATCGTCAAATCCATTATAAGCAGCCATATGTAAAGCCGTTCCTGTCATATCCACAGCAAAAAAGTTCTCTTCATTACTATAAGTAGGTAGATAAGTTTTCCATCGCCGATTATTCTTGGTATTAACATCTGCACCGTCTTCAAGTGCTTTTTTGACAGCGGCATAGTCACCAGTCCTAACCGCCACAAACAATGCTTCATCAGGACTCGACATGGCCCGCAAAGAACCTACAGTAAAGATCATTACCATAAGCATGGCAGCCATTATCACATTAATCTTCATATCTTTTCCTTTTTTTAGGTTATGCAATCATTTCCATTGCCTATAATTACTAATAGAATAACTTCATGGCGACATCAAAGTCAATAAGAAATCAAAACGAGATCATTAAAAAGGGAAATTCGCTCATACCTGACTTTTCACTATTTACACTCTATATCAAGGCAGGTATGCTATTTTGATAGTAATCATAATTCCAGGATACATAGCGGACTAAAAACATGCAAAGCAATGCTCTTTTTTCTAAATTCTCACAAGGGCTCAGCTGGAATGCCATCTCCTACGTTGCCTACAAATTAGCTGCGACGATGCTTTCATTTTTTTTGTACGCACGACTCACTACCCAAGACTTTTCCACCTGGGTAAACATTAACAGCCTTATATTTCTTTTGTTACTCTGGATTGATTTTGGATTCCGCAAATCTATCCCTCGATTTAGCCCTGAATTTGCAAAAAACAAAGAAAGCCAAGAACGGTTTATTCGATATATCTTACTCTTCCAAGCTGCTATTCTCTTGGTCACCGTACCACTTTATGTGTATCTTGCCAC is a genomic window containing:
- a CDS encoding ankyrin repeat domain-containing protein, with product MKINVIMTAMFMTMVGPVGSLRAMNPIAPKKVEVITSTMLNNEVEKALLKSAEAGDKDSVEKALKASADVNVCDQNGMTALHLAARNGHDNIVALLLNKGAEVDIETDKGSTALTLAFYWSHDKVVIQLLEHGAHIEEQTWRSYFSGAINSRIYLSDAIKKHLKKQSDHLKKCLKKELLEKRRKEIEKALFDDRAGNEKENIGSILPSEGGHRAGLGGLIGEYESLPEYLTSTRLLNGKLCLKN
- a CDS encoding ankyrin repeat domain-containing protein yields the protein MLEKLEASKRQALLEKFKASSQTSVKKNKIDKANNNLSISVIINDSEGVKDALKEGADVNTQDKDGMAALSWAAFKGHGQIVDLLLKNSTKIAINAQDKNGRTALCWADCRGHRKIVDLLLQYGANKLLLKSNGELGLNDEVRGKNSVSTLCQFCLVARGQSAGGAAGGSCVCGKNKKN
- a CDS encoding ankyrin repeat domain-containing protein; amino-acid sequence: MKINVIMAAMLMVMIFTVGSLRAMSSPDEALFVAVRTGDYAAVKKALEDGADVNTKNNRRWKTYLPTYSNEENFFAVDMTGTALHMAAYNGFDDIVKLLLKAGADINAKDNSGETALHTVAFLEGYESIIALLLNAGADINAKNNFGDTALSLAFGEEFDAYYEDENYFNDYNRKVSLLLNAGAAVGRSDWREFPVDVKNFLKAELLEKRREEIKRVLFADRLGKKEGKAEENKQEEENIGSILPSSGGHHQGLGGLVGEYEALPENQDELLAMINEVQAAKRQAFLERIGKANKIAVSSSSAGSGAEGSGGAAAAGSSVDGARYAQAGGGAAAAGSKENVLPQKTIRTVVLPEAKIKSIERAASDLIKESKGMNDLARAIKKQELNPALIVRFTKYVQSFMRKYNAIQEIIKELYSFGKEVNDLDIETQLAQCKYALAEAEHALKLIAEAQKFIQDNKVK